From one Lotus japonicus ecotype B-129 chromosome 3, LjGifu_v1.2 genomic stretch:
- the LOC130744348 gene encoding RING-H2 finger protein ATL47-like: MEEYTGCSILALCVVFLIIVIRCNILRLLLCCFNSPSPNRNLVEGQYQDESIPYTTSLQLHMSDLELSIIVPSSLPASQLKKNGGEVPINTDCAICLGEFEEGEWIKLLPNCSHGFHVSCIDTWFQSHSKCPLCRSHVSTHSVQLSFHT, translated from the coding sequence ATGGAGGAATATACAGGCTGTTCCATTTTGGCACTTTGTGTTGTGTTCTTGATTATAGTGATTCGGTgcaacattctcaggcttctctTGTGTTGTTTTAACAGTCCAAGTCCCAATAGAAATTTGGTTGAAGGGCAGTACCAGGATGAGTCCATTCCTTATACTACTTCACTTCAGCTTCATATGAGTGACTTGGAGTTGTCTATCATAGTCCCTTCCTCTCTTCCTGCGTCTCAGTTGAAGAAAAATGGGGGAGAAGTGCCAATAAACACAGACTGTGCAATTTGCTTGGgggaatttgaagaaggggaATGGATAAAACTTCTTCCTAATTGTAGCCATGGCTTCCATGTTTCCTGCATTGACACTTGGTTTCAGTCTCATTCAAAGTGCCCCCTCTGTAGATCTCATGTGTCTACTCATAGTGTTCAGTTATCTTTTCACACATAG
- the LOC130749392 gene encoding uncharacterized protein LOC130749392 isoform X2, with the protein MEDQLGSICDLHEGYEQLRQKLFDTMLELETMRNVKAELSKLLQIAYQERDQAREQLHSLAKKLVPANSNALLENLPEFPPAIKANSSFTKSNSPSNISSSPVTPLLQPVSPSPEFSNVNVNVVDNHYNFGFQKPATIDFESSVIDYLAKGKVLPQKGKLVEAVRDAGSLLETLLVAGPLPKWRNPPPLTSLKIPPLNIKEYDSLTPASKLNSFGNWWDSAQKPTFLPSSHSSEPLPMLNFAGSSFGSWNKQLQMTSKASVARNQHRLQY; encoded by the exons ATGGAAGATCAACTGGGTTCCATATGCGATCTTCATGAG GGCTATGAGCAATTGAGGCAAAAGCTCTTTGACACAATGCTCGAACTCGAAACCATGAGGAACGTGAAAGCAGAACTCTCCAAACTGCTGCAAATAGCTTACCAAGAGAGGGATCAAGCAAGAGAACAACTTCATAGCCTCGCGAAAAAGCTCGTTCCCGCCAACTCAAACGCGCTTTTAGAGAATCTTCCGGAGTTTCCACCCGCGATCAAAGCGAACTCAAGCTTCACAAAATCAAACAGCCCCTCAAACATCTCATCATCCCCTGTGACTCCTCTGTTGCAGCCAGTTTCTCCTTCTCCCGAGTTTTCAAACGTGAATGTGAATGTTGTTGACAATCACTACAACTTTGGTTTCCAGAAGCCTGcaacaattgattttgaaagtTCTGTGATTGATTACCTTGCAAAGGGAAAGGTGTTGCCTCAGAAGGGAAAGCTAGTTGAGGCTGTGAGAGATGCTGGTTCTCTGCTTGAGACTCTGCTTGTGGCTGGGCCACTTCCAAAGTGGCGAAATCCACCTCCATTGACTTCCCTCAAGattcctcctcttaatatcaaGGAATATGATTCTCTTACTCCTGCGAGCAAGCTCAACTCCTTTGGAAATTGGTGGGATTCGGCTCAGAAACCAACGTTTCTTCCATCCTCTCATTCTTCAGAACCTCTACCAATGCTTAACTTTGCAGGCAGCTCCTTTGGCTCCTGGAACAAACAATTGCAGATGACATCAAAAGCTAGTGTTGCAAGGAATCAGCATAGACTTCAATATTGA
- the LOC130749392 gene encoding uncharacterized protein LOC130749392 isoform X1 — protein MEDQLGSICDLHELLQGYEQLRQKLFDTMLELETMRNVKAELSKLLQIAYQERDQAREQLHSLAKKLVPANSNALLENLPEFPPAIKANSSFTKSNSPSNISSSPVTPLLQPVSPSPEFSNVNVNVVDNHYNFGFQKPATIDFESSVIDYLAKGKVLPQKGKLVEAVRDAGSLLETLLVAGPLPKWRNPPPLTSLKIPPLNIKEYDSLTPASKLNSFGNWWDSAQKPTFLPSSHSSEPLPMLNFAGSSFGSWNKQLQMTSKASVARNQHRLQY, from the exons ATGGAAGATCAACTGGGTTCCATATGCGATCTTCATGAG CTTTTGCAGGGCTATGAGCAATTGAGGCAAAAGCTCTTTGACACAATGCTCGAACTCGAAACCATGAGGAACGTGAAAGCAGAACTCTCCAAACTGCTGCAAATAGCTTACCAAGAGAGGGATCAAGCAAGAGAACAACTTCATAGCCTCGCGAAAAAGCTCGTTCCCGCCAACTCAAACGCGCTTTTAGAGAATCTTCCGGAGTTTCCACCCGCGATCAAAGCGAACTCAAGCTTCACAAAATCAAACAGCCCCTCAAACATCTCATCATCCCCTGTGACTCCTCTGTTGCAGCCAGTTTCTCCTTCTCCCGAGTTTTCAAACGTGAATGTGAATGTTGTTGACAATCACTACAACTTTGGTTTCCAGAAGCCTGcaacaattgattttgaaagtTCTGTGATTGATTACCTTGCAAAGGGAAAGGTGTTGCCTCAGAAGGGAAAGCTAGTTGAGGCTGTGAGAGATGCTGGTTCTCTGCTTGAGACTCTGCTTGTGGCTGGGCCACTTCCAAAGTGGCGAAATCCACCTCCATTGACTTCCCTCAAGattcctcctcttaatatcaaGGAATATGATTCTCTTACTCCTGCGAGCAAGCTCAACTCCTTTGGAAATTGGTGGGATTCGGCTCAGAAACCAACGTTTCTTCCATCCTCTCATTCTTCAGAACCTCTACCAATGCTTAACTTTGCAGGCAGCTCCTTTGGCTCCTGGAACAAACAATTGCAGATGACATCAAAAGCTAGTGTTGCAAGGAATCAGCATAGACTTCAATATTGA
- the LOC130743356 gene encoding uncharacterized protein LOC130743356, whose amino-acid sequence MLTSQNSFRRTTADYTHCQMSMADWFTMVHPSGGTRFEMLDQDGPGSWVVDPAGHRATYSGRIMEDRVDRLGHLTEGVLRRYTVSFNLPPGVHCGPGVGAPSPPSSSDDEDPSEEKPVGGTSAESSSPTVAVIDDFGSSPKPVRPEQERIGVARGGRMVYIDLVVLDSDSDDDHASM is encoded by the exons ATGCTAACAAGTCAAAATTCGTTCAGGCGCACAACAG CGGACTAcacccattgtcagatgtccatggcggactggtttacgatggtccacccttcgggggggacccgGTTTGAGATGCTGGACCAGGATGGCCCcggttcatgggtggtcgaccccgctggccaccgtgcgacttattcggggaggattatggaggaccgcgTCGACCGACTGGGACACCTGACggagggagtgctgaggaggtacactgtgagcttcaacttgccacccggcgtgcactgcggaccaggagtaggagcaccatcaccaccgtcatcttctgatgatgaggacccctcggaggagaagcctgtgggagggacttctgcggagtcCAGCTCACCCACTGTTGCTGTCATCGATGATTTTGGCTCgagccctaagcccgtgaggccagaacaggagcgcatcggggtagcgagaggaggtaggatggtgtacatagacttggtcgttctggattcagattcggacgacgatcacgctagcatgtag
- the LOC130743355 gene encoding transcription factor MYB48-like isoform X1, with amino-acid sequence MVQQEFRKGPWTEQEDFKLVSFVGMFGDRRWDFISMVSGLNRTGKSCRLRWVNYLHPGLKRGKLTPQEERMVLELQSKWGNRWSRIASKLPGRTDNEIKNFWRTHMRKKAQEKKKGSSAVPSPTPSSISSNNNHGEDYSHASKKAGEESFYDTGGYGHPAMVGSSSTQVKVGGGNHHDAEQEISMDDIWKDIDLSEENSEEGCNFSCPPMPSPSSWEYSSDPLWVMNEESMVFPASDTYFLTG; translated from the exons ATGGTTCAACAGGAATTCAGAAAGGGTCCCTGGACAGAACAGGAAGACTTCAAGCTGGTGTCCTTTGTTGGAATGTTTGGAGACCGTAGATGGGACTTTATATCTATGGTATCAG GTTTGAATAGAACAGGTAAGAGTTGCAGGTTAAGGTGGGTTAATTATCTTCATCCTGGCCTTAAAAGAGGGAAGCTGACACCCCAGGAAGAGCGCATGGTGCTGGAACTTCAGTCCAAATGGGGAAACAG ATGGTCAAGAATTGCTAGCAAATTACCTGGGCGCACAGACAATGAGATTAAGAATTTCTGGAGAACCCACATGAGGAAGAAGGCTcaggagaaaaagaaaggaTCATCAGCAGTTCCATCCCCAACACCTTCCTCAATATCCTCAAACAACAATCATGGGGAGGATTATTCACATGCTTCCAAAAAGGCTGGAGAAGAAAGTTTCTATGACACAGGGGGGTATGGTCATCCTGCTATGGTAGGTTCAAGTTCAACCCAAGTTAAGGTAGGAGGGGGAAATCATCATGATGCTGAACAAGAAATCTCTATGGATGATATATGGAAAGATATTGATCTTTCAGAAGAGAACAGTGAAGAAGGCTGCAACTTTTCTTGTCCACCAATGCCTTCTCCATCATCATGGGAGTATTCTTCAGATCCTCTTTGGGTGATGAATGAAGAAAGCATGGTGTTCCCTGCAAGTGACACTTATTTTCTAACAGGCTAA
- the LOC130743355 gene encoding transcription factor MYB48-like isoform X2: protein MVLELQSKWGNRWSRIASKLPGRTDNEIKNFWRTHMRKKAQEKKKGSSAVPSPTPSSISSNNNHGEDYSHASKKAGEESFYDTGGYGHPAMVGSSSTQVKVGGGNHHDAEQEISMDDIWKDIDLSEENSEEGCNFSCPPMPSPSSWEYSSDPLWVMNEESMVFPASDTYFLTG, encoded by the exons ATGGTGCTGGAACTTCAGTCCAAATGGGGAAACAG ATGGTCAAGAATTGCTAGCAAATTACCTGGGCGCACAGACAATGAGATTAAGAATTTCTGGAGAACCCACATGAGGAAGAAGGCTcaggagaaaaagaaaggaTCATCAGCAGTTCCATCCCCAACACCTTCCTCAATATCCTCAAACAACAATCATGGGGAGGATTATTCACATGCTTCCAAAAAGGCTGGAGAAGAAAGTTTCTATGACACAGGGGGGTATGGTCATCCTGCTATGGTAGGTTCAAGTTCAACCCAAGTTAAGGTAGGAGGGGGAAATCATCATGATGCTGAACAAGAAATCTCTATGGATGATATATGGAAAGATATTGATCTTTCAGAAGAGAACAGTGAAGAAGGCTGCAACTTTTCTTGTCCACCAATGCCTTCTCCATCATCATGGGAGTATTCTTCAGATCCTCTTTGGGTGATGAATGAAGAAAGCATGGTGTTCCCTGCAAGTGACACTTATTTTCTAACAGGCTAA